In Halobacterium sp. R2-5, the following are encoded in one genomic region:
- a CDS encoding DUF58 domain-containing protein produces MSQSRFTGGLLAALVLAGAGVASGRSALLVAGVVPLVFVLYGALSVPRRGDAVRVTRELSTESPLPGDRVDVELTVENASGGALPDVRVADGVPEDLRVVEGTPDAALALPEGGSATVEYTVVADRGQFPFDEPSVRVRGASSTNARTVDAPADGDAAIDCRVSVADVPLRRQTTAHAGTLPTDSGGPGIEFHSTREYQPGDPASRINWRRYAKTGELSTVNYRERRAAAVVLAVDAREVARATAHSATPSGASLSAYAAARAVEPLETAGHRVGLAVFGIDDPVTGGADPAWVPPGTGDAHHARVATVLDAAVEQRGCEGGGESDVESTAASAAPEAAADGGKSLDGEDGRIERFARRVPPGTQVVVCSPALDDFPVALARRLAADGHRLTAVSPDVTATDTPGRTLAAADRALALADLRAAGTRVVDWTPEEPLASAVARATTTVREGQR; encoded by the coding sequence GTGAGCCAGTCGCGGTTCACGGGCGGGCTGCTCGCCGCGCTCGTGCTCGCCGGCGCGGGCGTCGCGAGCGGCCGGTCGGCGCTACTCGTCGCGGGCGTCGTCCCGCTCGTGTTCGTGCTGTACGGTGCGCTCTCGGTCCCGCGGCGCGGCGACGCGGTGCGCGTCACCCGGGAGCTCTCGACAGAGTCGCCGCTGCCCGGCGACAGGGTCGACGTCGAACTCACGGTGGAGAACGCGAGCGGCGGCGCGCTCCCGGACGTCCGCGTCGCCGACGGCGTCCCCGAGGACCTGCGCGTGGTCGAAGGGACGCCGGACGCCGCGCTCGCGCTCCCGGAGGGCGGGTCGGCGACCGTCGAGTACACGGTGGTCGCGGACCGCGGCCAGTTCCCCTTCGACGAGCCGAGCGTGCGCGTCCGCGGCGCGAGCTCGACGAACGCCCGCACGGTCGACGCGCCCGCGGACGGCGACGCGGCCATCGACTGCCGGGTGAGCGTCGCCGACGTGCCGCTGCGCCGACAGACGACCGCGCACGCTGGAACGTTGCCGACGGACTCCGGCGGCCCCGGCATCGAGTTCCACTCGACCCGCGAGTACCAGCCTGGCGACCCCGCGAGCCGCATCAACTGGCGGCGCTACGCGAAGACCGGCGAGCTCTCCACGGTGAACTACCGCGAGCGACGCGCCGCCGCGGTCGTGCTCGCCGTGGACGCCCGCGAGGTCGCCCGCGCGACCGCGCACTCCGCCACGCCGTCGGGCGCGTCGCTGTCCGCGTACGCCGCCGCGCGCGCCGTCGAGCCGCTGGAAACCGCCGGCCACCGCGTCGGTCTCGCGGTGTTCGGCATCGACGACCCCGTCACCGGCGGTGCGGACCCCGCGTGGGTGCCGCCCGGCACGGGCGACGCCCACCACGCCCGCGTCGCGACGGTCCTCGACGCCGCGGTCGAGCAGCGGGGCTGCGAGGGAGGCGGTGAATCCGACGTGGAGTCGACGGCGGCGTCCGCTGCGCCGGAGGCCGCGGCCGACGGCGGGAAGTCGCTGGACGGCGAAGACGGCCGAATCGAACGATTCGCGAGGCGCGTCCCGCCGGGTACACAGGTCGTCGTCTGCTCGCCCGCGCTCGACGACTTCCCGGTGGCGCTCGCGCGCCGACTCGCTGCCGACGGCCACCGCCTCACGGCGGTCAGCCCGGACGTCACGGCGACGGACACGCCCGGCCGGACGCTCGCCGCGGCCGACCGCGCGCTCGCGCTCGCGGACCTCCGAGCGGCCGGGACACGGGTCGTGGACTGGACGCCGGAGGAACCGCTCGCGAGCGCCGTCGCCCGCGCGACCACCACGGTTCGGGAGGGGCAGCGATGA
- a CDS encoding twin-arginine translocase TatA/TatE family subunit, translating into MDTLTPLFLGGLGGVELAIIAGVIILLFGAQKLPELARSSGKATGEFQKGRAEVEDELKEMTSPGESADTDSESDSGSGPRKAD; encoded by the coding sequence ATGGATACACTTACCCCGCTGTTTCTCGGCGGTCTCGGTGGCGTCGAACTCGCCATCATCGCCGGAGTCATCATCCTCCTGTTCGGCGCACAGAAGCTGCCAGAGCTCGCGCGCTCGTCCGGGAAAGCGACCGGCGAATTCCAGAAGGGCCGCGCCGAAGTCGAGGACGAACTGAAGGAGATGACGTCACCGGGCGAGTCCGCGGACACCGACTCGGAGTCCGACTCCGGTTCCGGCCCACGGAAAGCCGACTGA
- a CDS encoding DUF2249 domain-containing protein, producing MATTTDWHAHLAETDVPLDRERELLDVRQMGPPNPLVETLETLPELADDVVLVQVNDRAPQHLYPKLDDRGYEYATVEADDAVVTGIWDPDA from the coding sequence ATGGCCACGACCACCGACTGGCACGCGCACCTCGCCGAGACCGACGTGCCGCTGGACCGCGAGCGCGAACTACTCGACGTCCGCCAGATGGGGCCGCCGAACCCGCTCGTCGAGACCCTGGAGACGCTCCCCGAGCTCGCCGACGACGTCGTGCTCGTACAGGTCAACGACCGCGCCCCCCAGCACCTCTACCCGAAGCTCGACGACCGCGGCTACGAGTACGCCACCGTCGAGGCCGACGACGCCGTCGTCACGGGCATCTGGGACCCCGACGCCTGA
- a CDS encoding transglutaminase domain-containing protein, with product MSDAPDGPDARRALLAVVCAVGLVAASAAAPALAAQAPLGGLDSPPAPSEVPDLLRGLPGLDQLLADANQQPQLDSETSAFGALSPGSSTDVGGAMSLDQRENADEPHFVAESDESQYWRTEAYTTYTGAGWERENVNRVQPPRPAETRPTEWSEVTLRQPASSLPTPWRPVDLTCGDDGCGATVSLSQTGGIDANPAFPEDQTYQVQSVEPLDAPSALREVRVAGSVVDTEYTTVETTDRVRERAAEVVGDADNRYDAAERIERHLESEKTYSLTDVPEPGDSITDQFLFEQTAGYCEYYATAMTTMLRTQDVPARYVVGYAGGDYVGDGKYLVRGADAHAWVEVYFEDVGWVRFDPTPGDARESARDDLHEDQRDFEVSLNRTAVPGEDVTATVTTAGVPAQNVALVVNGDRVGQTDTDGEVAFTVPYTEELTVEVETTVNVTDTADLSTAGGGDRASSVPPPSFAQQDGDDDNSTAQTFDVNADVRFTFDGDVEPGTERALSVTVAGRPFPDAAVSVSGVEQGRTDEDGEITVSVPEDASGVLDVTASRDDLSETTTYPVDALSVAVSPSLVAPLPSADASARVTSGGEPIAGAAVTVAGEHVGQTNADGTVQFEMPLSRAPPVAAATSDKHVTTYVDWVLPSAALAVLLVVGALAGLASVARSRGVTLDAIASALVAAARGVVSYAVGALVSLADALDDLAGEARAAMADGWRGVLAWLAGLPGRVHLPDLGGLAERGAAAVGAGSQGDPRAAGASATAPEDGDSDGLQSVWRRFVAVVGVQRWETKTPAEVAREAVSRGFPSGPVYALTAAFRDAAYGGRPESSRLDRAREALADVREDDETEEKQ from the coding sequence ATGAGCGACGCCCCCGACGGTCCCGACGCCCGCCGCGCCCTCCTCGCAGTCGTCTGCGCGGTCGGCCTCGTCGCCGCCTCCGCGGCCGCCCCCGCGCTCGCCGCGCAAGCGCCGCTCGGCGGCCTCGACTCCCCGCCCGCGCCCAGCGAGGTGCCCGACCTCCTCCGCGGCCTCCCCGGCCTCGACCAGCTGCTCGCCGACGCGAACCAGCAGCCCCAACTCGACAGTGAGACGTCGGCGTTCGGCGCGCTGTCGCCGGGGTCCTCGACGGACGTCGGCGGCGCGATGTCGCTCGACCAGCGGGAGAACGCCGACGAACCGCACTTCGTCGCGGAAAGCGACGAGTCCCAGTACTGGCGGACCGAGGCGTACACGACGTACACCGGCGCTGGCTGGGAGCGCGAGAACGTCAACCGCGTCCAGCCGCCGCGGCCCGCGGAGACGCGGCCGACCGAGTGGAGCGAGGTCACGCTCCGCCAGCCCGCGAGTTCGCTGCCGACGCCGTGGCGGCCGGTCGACCTCACGTGCGGGGACGACGGCTGCGGCGCGACCGTCTCGCTGTCCCAGACCGGCGGCATCGACGCGAACCCGGCGTTCCCCGAGGACCAGACGTACCAGGTGCAGAGCGTCGAGCCGCTGGACGCGCCGAGCGCGCTGCGAGAGGTGCGCGTCGCGGGCAGCGTCGTCGACACCGAGTACACGACCGTCGAGACGACCGACCGCGTCCGCGAGCGCGCCGCCGAGGTAGTCGGCGACGCAGACAACCGCTACGATGCCGCCGAGCGCATCGAGCGGCACCTCGAATCCGAGAAGACGTACTCGCTGACCGACGTCCCCGAGCCCGGCGACAGCATCACCGACCAGTTCCTCTTCGAGCAGACGGCCGGCTACTGCGAGTACTACGCGACCGCGATGACGACGATGCTGCGCACGCAGGACGTGCCCGCGCGCTACGTCGTCGGCTACGCGGGCGGCGACTACGTCGGCGACGGCAAGTACCTCGTCCGCGGCGCGGACGCCCACGCGTGGGTGGAAGTGTACTTCGAGGACGTCGGCTGGGTGCGCTTCGACCCGACGCCCGGCGACGCCCGCGAGAGCGCTCGCGACGACCTCCACGAGGACCAGCGCGACTTCGAGGTCTCGTTGAACCGGACCGCCGTGCCGGGCGAGGACGTCACCGCGACCGTGACGACCGCGGGCGTCCCCGCACAGAACGTCGCGCTCGTCGTGAACGGCGACCGCGTCGGTCAGACGGACACCGACGGCGAGGTGGCGTTCACGGTGCCGTACACCGAGGAGCTGACCGTCGAGGTGGAGACGACGGTGAACGTCACCGACACAGCCGACCTCTCGACGGCGGGCGGTGGCGACCGCGCGTCCAGCGTCCCACCGCCGTCGTTCGCCCAGCAGGACGGAGACGACGACAACAGCACCGCGCAGACGTTCGACGTGAACGCCGACGTCCGGTTCACGTTCGACGGCGACGTCGAACCCGGCACGGAGCGCGCGCTCTCGGTCACCGTCGCGGGCCGCCCGTTCCCGGACGCCGCGGTCAGCGTCAGCGGCGTCGAGCAGGGCCGCACGGACGAGGACGGCGAGATAACCGTCAGCGTCCCGGAGGACGCCAGCGGCGTGCTCGACGTGACGGCGTCCCGGGACGACCTCAGCGAGACGACGACGTACCCCGTGGACGCGCTCTCGGTCGCGGTGTCGCCGTCGCTGGTCGCGCCGCTGCCGTCCGCGGACGCCTCCGCGCGCGTCACGTCCGGCGGCGAGCCGATCGCGGGAGCCGCGGTCACAGTCGCCGGCGAGCACGTCGGCCAGACGAACGCGGACGGAACGGTACAGTTCGAGATGCCGCTGTCGCGCGCGCCGCCCGTCGCCGCCGCGACCAGCGACAAGCACGTCACGACGTACGTCGACTGGGTGCTGCCGTCCGCCGCTCTCGCCGTGCTCCTCGTCGTCGGCGCGCTCGCCGGTCTCGCCAGCGTGGCGCGCAGCAGAGGGGTGACCCTCGACGCGATCGCGAGCGCGCTCGTCGCCGCCGCGCGCGGCGTCGTCTCGTACGCGGTCGGCGCGCTCGTCAGTCTCGCGGACGCCCTCGACGACCTCGCGGGGGAAGCCCGAGCGGCGATGGCGGACGGCTGGCGCGGCGTCCTCGCGTGGCTCGCGGGGCTCCCGGGCCGCGTTCACCTGCCCGATCTCGGCGGATTAGCGGAGCGCGGTGCGGCAGCCGTCGGCGCTGGCAGCCAGGGAGACCCACGCGCCGCAGGTGCCAGCGCCACCGCTCCGGAGGACGGTGACAGCGACGGCCTGCAGTCGGTGTGGCGGCGGTTCGTCGCGGTCGTCGGCGTCCAGCGCTGGGAGACGAAGACGCCCGCGGAGGTCGCCCGCGAGGCCGTCTCCCGGGGGTTCCCGTCGGGGCCCGTGTACGCGCTCACGGCCGCGTTCCGGGACGCCGCGTACGGCGGCCGGCCGGAGTCGTCGCGGCTCGACCGCGCGCGGGAAGCGCTCGCAGACGTTCGAGAGGACGACGAGACGGAGGAGAAACAGTGA
- a CDS encoding cation-translocating P-type ATPase: protein MTDDTPPAGGDTAALTARLSVPDMDCPSCAGKVEHALEGVDGVTAIDTQPTTGRAVVSYDRAETDEAALVAAVESAGYEVTGRPGESEGEESGPARSGSVWTSPRALKTWASAVLLAAGFLFEFLLAGSNASVASVLGADVLLSDAFFLGAIVVAGQPIVRGGYYSLKSLNLDIDLLMSVAILGAVAASVAFGERLYFEAATLAVLFSVSELLESYSMDRARSSLEELMELSPDEATVLRDGQEVTVPVDEVRVGDRVVVRPGEKIPMDGVVVDGESAVNQAPITGESVPVDKTDGDDVYAGTINEAGYLEVQVTAEATENTLARIVDLVEDAQSNQTEREQFVERFAAYYTPLVVGAGILVGVVPPLLFGASWPTWILRGLTLFVLACPCAFVISTPVSVVSGVTSAAKNGVLVKGGNHLEAMGAVEAVALDKTGTLTKGELTVTDVVPLADNTEEDVLRCARGLEARSEHPIGDAIVEHADDRGVSGREVSDFESVTGKGVTADLGGTTHYAGKPGYFADLGFDLSHVHAATDGGVVTQKSRDLCERNDCLDLLEDLVPRLQREGKTVVLVGTDDELEGVIAVADEVRPEAAAAVQRLRELGVDRTVMLTGDNERTAGAIAEQVGVDEFRAELLPEQKVEAVEDLTGEYEAVAMVGDGVNDAPALATATVGVAMGAAGTDTALETADIALMGDDLTRLPYLYDLSARTNGVIRQNVWSSLAAKAVLAAGVPLGLVPIWVAVLVGDAGMTTAVTGNAMRLSRVKPDLDADGEQ, encoded by the coding sequence ATGACCGACGACACGCCCCCCGCAGGCGGCGACACTGCCGCCCTGACCGCCCGACTGTCGGTCCCGGACATGGACTGTCCGTCCTGCGCCGGCAAGGTCGAGCACGCGCTGGAGGGCGTCGACGGCGTCACCGCCATCGACACCCAGCCGACGACCGGCCGCGCCGTCGTCAGCTACGACCGCGCCGAGACTGACGAGGCCGCGCTGGTCGCGGCCGTCGAATCCGCGGGCTACGAGGTGACCGGCCGGCCCGGCGAGAGCGAGGGCGAGGAGAGCGGCCCCGCGCGCTCCGGCTCCGTCTGGACGAGTCCGCGCGCGCTGAAGACGTGGGCGAGCGCCGTCCTGCTCGCCGCCGGCTTCCTCTTCGAGTTCCTGCTCGCGGGGTCGAACGCGAGCGTCGCGTCCGTGCTCGGCGCCGACGTGTTGCTGTCGGACGCGTTCTTCCTCGGCGCCATCGTCGTCGCGGGCCAGCCCATCGTCCGCGGCGGCTACTACTCGCTGAAGAGCCTCAATCTGGACATCGACCTGCTGATGTCGGTCGCCATCCTCGGCGCCGTCGCCGCCAGCGTCGCGTTCGGCGAGCGCCTCTACTTCGAGGCGGCGACGCTCGCGGTCCTGTTCAGCGTCTCCGAGCTCCTCGAATCGTACTCGATGGACCGCGCGCGCAGCTCGCTCGAAGAGCTCATGGAGCTCTCCCCGGACGAGGCGACGGTCCTGCGCGACGGACAGGAGGTCACGGTCCCCGTCGACGAGGTCCGGGTCGGCGACCGCGTGGTCGTCCGGCCGGGCGAGAAGATTCCGATGGACGGCGTGGTCGTCGACGGCGAGAGCGCAGTCAACCAGGCTCCGATTACGGGCGAGAGCGTCCCCGTGGACAAGACCGACGGCGACGACGTGTACGCCGGCACCATCAACGAGGCGGGCTACCTCGAAGTCCAGGTCACCGCGGAGGCTACCGAGAACACGCTCGCGCGCATCGTCGACCTCGTCGAGGACGCCCAGTCGAACCAGACCGAGCGCGAGCAGTTCGTCGAGCGCTTCGCCGCCTACTACACGCCGCTCGTCGTCGGCGCGGGCATCCTCGTCGGCGTCGTCCCGCCGCTGTTGTTCGGCGCGTCGTGGCCGACGTGGATTCTCCGCGGGCTCACGCTGTTCGTGCTCGCGTGCCCCTGCGCGTTCGTCATCTCGACGCCCGTCTCGGTGGTGTCGGGCGTCACGAGCGCGGCGAAGAACGGCGTGCTCGTGAAGGGCGGCAACCACCTCGAAGCGATGGGCGCCGTCGAGGCGGTCGCGCTCGACAAGACGGGGACGCTCACGAAGGGCGAACTCACGGTCACGGACGTCGTGCCGCTCGCGGACAACACCGAGGAGGACGTGCTGCGGTGCGCGCGCGGCCTCGAAGCCCGCAGCGAGCACCCCATCGGGGACGCCATCGTCGAGCACGCCGACGACCGCGGCGTCTCCGGCCGCGAGGTGTCGGACTTCGAGAGCGTCACCGGGAAGGGCGTCACCGCGGACCTCGGCGGTACCACGCACTACGCCGGCAAGCCCGGCTACTTCGCGGACCTCGGGTTCGACCTCTCGCACGTCCACGCGGCGACGGACGGCGGCGTCGTCACCCAGAAGTCCCGCGACCTCTGCGAGCGCAACGACTGCCTCGACCTCCTGGAGGACCTCGTGCCGCGCCTCCAGCGCGAGGGCAAGACCGTCGTGCTCGTCGGCACCGACGACGAACTGGAGGGCGTCATCGCGGTCGCCGACGAAGTCCGTCCCGAGGCCGCGGCCGCCGTCCAGCGCCTCCGCGAACTCGGCGTCGACCGCACCGTGATGCTCACCGGGGACAACGAGCGCACCGCCGGCGCCATCGCCGAGCAGGTCGGCGTCGACGAGTTCCGCGCGGAGCTGCTCCCCGAGCAGAAAGTCGAGGCCGTCGAGGACCTCACCGGCGAGTACGAGGCGGTCGCGATGGTCGGCGACGGCGTCAACGACGCGCCCGCGCTCGCCACCGCCACCGTCGGCGTCGCGATGGGCGCCGCCGGCACGGACACCGCCCTGGAGACCGCGGACATCGCGCTCATGGGCGACGACCTCACGCGCCTCCCGTACCTCTACGATCTCTCCGCGCGCACGAACGGCGTCATCCGCCAGAACGTCTGGTCGAGCCTCGCCGCGAAAGCCGTCCTCGCGGCGGGCGTCCCGCTCGGCCTGGTGCCCATCTGGGTCGCCGTCCTCGTCGGGGACGCCGGGATGACCACGGCGGTCACGGGGAACGCGATGCGGCTCTCCCGCGTGAAACCGGACCTCGACGCCGACGGCGAACAGTAG
- a CDS encoding pyridoxamine 5'-phosphate oxidase family protein, which translates to MSQSPPHTVSGPDVQMSDDEIAAYLRSRGDGVLTLHVGDGQSFPVSFGYDSAADRCVFQFLSTADSATRDLDDETPATLVAYDIDSPDDWTSVVVDGRLVEIPGPGADERRTYAEQATAIGMSVFDADPAELDAAWYELRPTDASGRQSP; encoded by the coding sequence ATGTCTCAGTCCCCTCCCCACACTGTCTCCGGGCCAGACGTCCAGATGAGCGACGACGAAATCGCTGCGTATCTCCGGTCCCGTGGGGACGGCGTGCTCACGCTACACGTCGGCGACGGGCAGTCGTTCCCGGTCTCGTTCGGGTACGACTCTGCAGCGGACCGCTGCGTGTTTCAGTTCCTCTCGACGGCGGACAGCGCCACGCGTGACCTCGACGACGAGACGCCAGCCACCCTCGTCGCCTACGACATCGACTCGCCGGACGACTGGACGAGCGTCGTCGTGGACGGCCGCCTCGTCGAAATTCCCGGGCCGGGCGCCGACGAGCGGCGCACGTACGCCGAACAGGCGACCGCGATCGGGATGAGCGTCTTCGACGCCGACCCCGCCGAACTCGACGCCGCGTGGTATGAGCTCCGGCCGACCGACGCGTCCGGCCGTCAGAGTCCGTAG
- the msrA gene encoding peptide-methionine (S)-S-oxide reductase MsrA has translation MATETATFGGGCFWCVEAAFEQLAGVEDVTSGYAGGHVEDPSYREVCNGTTGHAEVVQVEYDTDELAYEDLLEVFFKVHDPTTLNRQGPDVGEQYRSIVLYHDDDQRETTEAFVDRLDDEYEDSVVTEIEPLEAFYRAEDKHQNYFEKHPNQAYCSVNVAPKVAKVREEFAGKVQ, from the coding sequence ATGGCGACGGAGACAGCGACGTTCGGCGGCGGGTGTTTCTGGTGCGTGGAAGCGGCGTTCGAGCAGCTCGCCGGCGTCGAGGACGTCACTTCGGGGTACGCGGGCGGCCACGTCGAAGACCCCTCCTACCGCGAGGTCTGCAACGGCACGACCGGCCACGCGGAGGTCGTCCAGGTCGAGTACGACACCGACGAGCTCGCGTACGAGGACCTCCTCGAAGTGTTCTTCAAGGTCCACGACCCCACGACGCTGAACCGCCAGGGGCCCGACGTCGGCGAGCAGTACCGCTCCATCGTCCTCTACCACGACGACGACCAGCGCGAAACGACGGAGGCGTTCGTGGACCGGCTGGACGACGAGTACGAGGACAGCGTTGTCACCGAGATCGAGCCGCTGGAGGCGTTCTACCGCGCGGAGGACAAACACCAGAACTACTTCGAGAAGCACCCGAACCAGGCGTACTGCTCGGTGAACGTCGCGCCGAAGGTGGCGAAGGTCCGCGAGGAGTTCGCCGGGAAGGTCCAGTAG
- a CDS encoding heavy metal-associated domain-containing protein: protein MSQTITVEGMSCGGCEETVEDALEGVEGVESASADREDSAATVEGDAETDALVAAVEDAGYEASA, encoded by the coding sequence ATGTCTCAGACCATCACCGTCGAAGGCATGAGCTGTGGCGGCTGCGAGGAGACCGTCGAGGACGCCCTGGAGGGCGTCGAAGGCGTCGAGTCCGCGAGCGCGGACCGCGAGGACAGCGCCGCGACCGTCGAGGGCGACGCGGAGACGGACGCCCTCGTGGCGGCGGTCGAGGACGCCGGCTACGAGGCGTCCGCCTGA
- a CDS encoding AsnC family transcriptional regulator, producing the protein MHDLDETDRRILELLASDARLPYSDIADEVGLSAPAVSDRIAGLRDSGVIERFTVDIDRSRLREGANVLVELSVPPGEGDAVREAVGGADAVEHVFVTASGDVVCSARLPVEDVRAWVTETVGTERLTEYDVTLLADAEWRPSVGGDEFAMACAECGNTVTSEGATARIDGDRYHFCCSSCQARFEERYDRHETEA; encoded by the coding sequence ATGCACGACCTCGACGAGACCGACCGCCGCATCCTCGAACTGCTCGCGTCGGACGCCCGCCTGCCGTACAGCGACATCGCCGACGAAGTCGGGCTGTCCGCGCCCGCGGTCTCGGACCGCATCGCGGGCCTCCGGGACAGCGGCGTCATCGAGCGGTTCACCGTGGACATCGACCGCTCGCGGCTCCGCGAGGGCGCGAACGTCCTCGTGGAGCTCTCGGTCCCGCCCGGCGAGGGCGACGCCGTCCGGGAGGCCGTCGGGGGTGCGGACGCCGTCGAGCACGTGTTCGTCACCGCTAGCGGGGACGTCGTCTGCTCGGCGCGCCTCCCCGTGGAGGACGTCCGCGCGTGGGTGACCGAGACGGTCGGCACCGAACGCCTCACCGAATACGACGTGACGCTGCTCGCTGACGCGGAGTGGCGGCCGAGCGTCGGCGGCGACGAGTTCGCGATGGCGTGCGCGGAGTGCGGCAACACCGTCACCAGCGAGGGCGCGACCGCGCGCATCGACGGCGACCGCTACCACTTCTGCTGTTCGTCCTGCCAGGCGCGCTTCGAGGAGCGCTACGACCGCCACGAAACCGAAGCCTAA
- the fdhF gene encoding formate dehydrogenase subunit alpha translates to MSTDEEPTKTICPYCGVGCGIAVRQGEEPDDVRFAPWGDAPVNEGRVCIKGGAATEVVAHEDRLTEPMIREDGELREATWDEALSRVVAEMEGIRDEHGPDGMGFYSSSKVMNEENYLLQKLARRFGTNNVDNCTRMCHASTVYALRGSLGAGAMTNSMADLRDEADVFWIQGANPGEQHPIANSQYFRQAVLDGATVIQVDPHANKTTESFDIADSDRHMHLQLKPGTDIPLLNVVLKTVLDEGWVDEEFVAERTEGIEDLRETLDGFDKEAAAEECGVPLEDIERAAEVYATADNAAIFTGMGMSQHACGVDNVQNEINLALATGNLGRPGTGVNPLRGQNNVQGASDVGAMPNVLPGYQPVDDDEARESVEDVWGFEIPAEPGLTNVEITHSIGDTVHGLYIMGENPVMSEPNADRVADLLDETEFVVVQDIFPTETVEYADVVLPATTWAERGGTVTNTDRRVQRMRGVEKVHENTRHDLDIITEVGTRLFGEDEGFDFDGPEAVFEELREVCPIYHGMTYDELGEEGIQWPCYKPGDEGDQFLYADSFDTPSGLGQIEGVRHQPPRETPDEEYPLVLTTARLEEHYNTGTMSRRSETLNRQHPENFVDVHPADAEQYGIEDGDDVTLRSRRGEITVTAHVTEATKEGVVWTTPHFAAAPGNALTNDVLDERAKIPEYKAAAVDVTVAEGPDASADD, encoded by the coding sequence GTGTCGACTGACGAGGAGCCGACGAAGACCATCTGCCCGTACTGCGGCGTGGGCTGCGGCATCGCCGTCCGGCAGGGCGAGGAGCCGGACGACGTGCGGTTCGCGCCGTGGGGCGACGCCCCGGTCAACGAGGGCCGCGTCTGCATCAAGGGCGGCGCCGCCACGGAAGTGGTCGCCCACGAGGACCGCTTGACCGAGCCCATGATTCGGGAGGACGGCGAGCTCCGGGAGGCGACGTGGGACGAGGCGCTGTCGCGGGTGGTCGCGGAGATGGAGGGCATCCGCGACGAGCACGGCCCGGACGGGATGGGCTTTTACTCGTCGTCGAAGGTGATGAACGAGGAGAACTACCTCCTCCAGAAGCTCGCGCGCCGGTTCGGCACGAACAACGTCGACAACTGCACGCGGATGTGCCACGCGTCGACGGTGTACGCGCTCCGCGGGAGCCTCGGCGCGGGCGCGATGACCAACAGCATGGCCGACCTCCGGGACGAGGCCGACGTGTTCTGGATTCAGGGCGCGAACCCGGGCGAGCAACACCCGATCGCGAACAGCCAGTACTTCCGGCAGGCGGTGCTGGACGGCGCGACCGTCATCCAGGTCGACCCGCACGCGAACAAGACCACGGAGTCGTTCGACATTGCGGACTCGGACCGCCACATGCACCTCCAGCTGAAGCCGGGCACCGACATCCCGCTGTTGAACGTCGTCCTGAAGACCGTACTGGACGAGGGCTGGGTGGACGAGGAGTTCGTCGCCGAGCGGACGGAGGGCATCGAGGACCTCCGCGAGACCCTGGACGGATTCGACAAGGAGGCGGCCGCCGAGGAGTGCGGCGTCCCCCTCGAAGACATCGAGCGCGCGGCCGAGGTGTACGCGACGGCGGACAACGCCGCCATCTTCACGGGGATGGGGATGAGCCAGCACGCCTGCGGCGTCGACAACGTCCAGAACGAGATCAACCTCGCGCTCGCCACCGGGAACCTCGGCCGGCCCGGCACGGGCGTGAATCCGCTCCGCGGACAGAACAACGTCCAGGGCGCCAGCGACGTGGGCGCGATGCCGAACGTCCTCCCGGGCTACCAGCCCGTCGACGACGACGAAGCCCGAGAGAGCGTCGAAGACGTCTGGGGGTTCGAGATTCCCGCCGAGCCCGGGCTGACGAACGTCGAAATCACGCACAGCATCGGGGACACCGTCCACGGCCTCTACATCATGGGCGAGAACCCCGTGATGAGCGAGCCGAACGCCGACCGGGTCGCCGACCTCCTCGACGAGACGGAGTTCGTCGTCGTGCAAGACATCTTCCCCACGGAGACCGTCGAGTACGCGGACGTCGTGCTGCCGGCGACGACGTGGGCCGAGCGCGGCGGCACCGTCACGAACACCGACCGCCGCGTCCAGCGGATGCGCGGCGTCGAGAAAGTCCACGAGAACACCCGCCACGACCTCGACATCATCACCGAGGTCGGTACCCGGTTGTTCGGCGAGGACGAGGGCTTCGACTTCGACGGCCCCGAGGCGGTCTTCGAGGAGCTCCGCGAAGTCTGCCCCATCTACCACGGCATGACCTACGACGAACTCGGCGAGGAGGGCATTCAGTGGCCGTGCTACAAGCCCGGCGACGAGGGCGACCAGTTCCTCTACGCGGACTCCTTCGACACGCCCAGCGGGCTCGGGCAGATCGAGGGCGTGCGACACCAGCCCCCGCGGGAGACGCCGGACGAGGAGTACCCGCTCGTGCTGACGACCGCCCGCCTCGAAGAGCACTACAACACGGGGACGATGAGCCGGCGCTCGGAGACGCTGAACCGCCAGCACCCCGAGAACTTCGTGGACGTCCACCCCGCGGACGCCGAGCAGTACGGAATCGAGGACGGCGACGACGTGACGCTTCGGTCCCGCCGCGGCGAGATTACGGTGACCGCGCACGTCACCGAAGCGACGAAGGAGGGCGTGGTGTGGACGACGCCGCACTTCGCGGCGGCGCCCGGGAACGCGCTCACGAACGACGTGCTCGACGAGCGCGCGAAGATTCCCGAGTACAAGGCCGCAGCCGTCGACGTGACGGTCGCCGAGGGTCCGGACGCGTCCGCGGACGACTAG